From Candidatus Acidiferrales bacterium, one genomic window encodes:
- a CDS encoding M67 family metallopeptidase, which yields MAQPATTIRVCQSVMKSMLEEARRHHPLECCGLLAGRQGLITDIYPATNALESPVAFEIPPEELFRFFREMRNRGLEHLGIYHSHPSGDTHPSAQDVERAYYPDVAYFVVVSHREARTACAAFSIRDGQVRKMELEILEAG from the coding sequence ATGGCCCAACCGGCGACGACAATTCGAGTTTGCCAAAGCGTGATGAAGTCCATGCTGGAGGAGGCGCGGCGGCACCATCCGCTGGAGTGCTGCGGTCTGCTTGCCGGCCGCCAGGGCTTGATAACCGACATTTATCCCGCCACCAACGCTCTCGAGAGCCCGGTAGCTTTTGAAATTCCGCCGGAGGAGCTTTTCCGCTTCTTTCGCGAGATGCGGAACCGCGGCCTCGAACATCTGGGCATTTACCACTCGCATCCTTCCGGGGATACCCACCCTTCCGCGCAGGACGTCGAGCGAGCGTACTATCCAGATGTTGCCTACTTCGTGGTGGTTTCACACCGCGAGGCAAGAACTGCCTGCGCAGCCTTTTCCATCCGCGACGGCCAGGTTCGGAAGATGGAGCTCGAGATTCTTGAGGCGGGATAG